AATGAAGGTTTTTGGTCATTAGGGATGACCATGTATTTGGCAGCCTATGCAAGAATCAGTACTGAGGCGGTTGCAGCAGTCCATATTTCCAACACAGTACAAAATCTTTTTATGGTCATTGCCTTTGGTATCGCCAATGCTTGTACAGTCATGATTGGAAATGAAATTGGTGCTAATCATCAGGAGAAGGCCATATCCTATGCTAAAAGGTTTTCTATTTTAGGGGTGCTAGTTGGATTATTCATCGGAATTACTTTATTCCTGTCAACCCCCTTTGTAGTATCCTTCTTCAATATTTCAGAGGTAGTACGTCACAGTGCAATTCGAATTTTGATGGTGTTCTCTGTAGTAATGGGCGCTAAGGTCTTTAACGCTATATTAGTTGTTGGTATTCTTAGGGGCGGTGGAGACACAAAATTTTCTTTGTTTTTAGAAATGGGAAGTGTGTGGCTAATTGGTGTACCCTTAGCCTTTTTGGGGGCTTTGGTATTGAAGCTGCCAGTGTATTGGGTGGTAGCTCTAGTATCCCTTGAGGAAATCGTCAAGGCCCTTATTGGCATCCCAAGAGTAATCTCTAAAAAATGGGTCCGTAATATTATCGAAGAGATGTAGGTTATAACCAGCAAGCATCATCCTGCTTGCTGGTTTACTTATTACGTACATCTACTGTAAATTTTTTTAAGAAAATCTATGAACTTTTTCTCGGATAGTATCTCATTAGTAACAAATTTTCCCTCATAGAAGAGACTATAGGTAGTAAATGGTGCAGGTGCCTTTTGTACTTCTTCCTTGGATTGAAATTTTATTAAAATAAATTCTATACCCCTTTTCTTTGCAATGTCTGCAATTATGGGTGCATATTTTTCAGTATGAGGACATTGATTTGAGTAGTATAAGGTTATTCCTTTTTCCTCAACTCTAATTAATTCGTCATTTTCTTTAAATTTTGGTTTTAATGTTTCTTTATCGAAGGGTAATTACAACAATTCATAGTAGGGATTAGTTGTATCATATATTTCAAACCCCTGCTTTTTAAGATGATGTAAGTTGGGACTTTATATCAAGGGTAAAGCAAATTTTGTCTTACCCTTGTATGATTTATATTATCTCTACAGAATCCTATTACTATATATTTGTCAAAGTAAATTGGTCTTGGGGTAAGGCCTTCAGTGTGCCGTCTTTATTTAGTACATTACGCCATGTATACTGCGGTTCATAACCAAGGATATTACGAGCCTTATCTATTGCCATTAGACTCTCATAGCCTTGTATGGGTCTCTTTAAAGGTACATTTGGAAAGAACCTATCTGCTAAATCTTGACTAGGATCTGGCATAATTGTATCTGGAGCAGTTATATGAAAGACTTGATTTCCCAAATTATTGCTCTCTACTGCAAGAAGACAAGCTCTTGCAGCATCACGAACATCGCAGTAAGCCCATGCGTTTTTCTTTTGAATATCTTTTTGTTGTTCATTCCAATGCATTACAGGGATTTTTGCATATTCATCAGGCTCATATATATTTGCGAAACGTAGTGCAACTATTTGTGTATTAGTGAAATTATGATACATTCCTGAGAGATGTTCAGTTAACAATTTTGCCATAGCGTATGATGATTTCACTGCAGTTGGATGCTCTTCGTCTAATGGAAGATAATTAAGCTGCTCTGGAACAAAAGGATATCCTAAAACAGTTTCACTTGAAGCCCATATAAGTTTAGGAATAATAAGATCTTTACAAGCTTCAAGTATATTAAAATTAACAATCATATTATTTTCGAATATTGCCTGTGATGTATTCCTCACATCTGTAGGAATATTTGCAAGATGTACTATTGTATCGCTCCCCATCAAAAGCTGGCATACCTGTCCATAGTCACGTAATTCAGCTTGAATAAAGTTTTTAGATGCGGATTCTTCTGTCAATATTCTGTCTGAAGCTATAACTTCATGACCGGCATCTAAGATTGTTCTTACAGTCCATCGACCGATTTTACCTGCTGCTCCTGTTACCACTACTCTCATTATTTCTCCCTCATTTCTCTGTATTTTATGCTAGGATCTCCCTTTAAGACTCTTTTATTTTGTGAACATATAAAATGAGACTTACTTCAGAGGGCACTCCGTAATTTTGTGTTGATCACTTAGTTTGGTCAATAGAAGTAGGTATCTTAACAATACACCAAAGGATAAATATCTTTTTTTAGCTATAGCCTATAATCCCAAAATAGTTTCTATCCACTTATGTTTTATCTTCTAGTAATATACTTTGGAGCTTTTACACTGTGGTAACAGTTATTGTATATACTTTCCGTAGTTCGGCACAGCCAAGCTTGCAAAATTATTTGCAAGGTTTGTCAGTTGTTCATTTAACTCCTTACCTTCCATGGGGCGACCATGACTTGAAACAGCTATTTGAGGGTGTAAGTCTTTTAACGTCCTTACTGATTTTTCTGCTGCCTGCCAATCCATAGTAAAATATGCAGGAGGTCCATTAACTTCTTTTTCCTTTGCAAGTACTGATTCAGCATAATCCTGTTTTAATGTAGTAAATGCATCCCCTGCAATTAATGTCCTATCACTTTCACGGTATAAAGCAACATGACCAGGTGAGTGGCCTGGGGTATGAATCCAGCGCCAACCGGGCATCGAAGGTACATTTCCATCTGCAGGCAGTGGCCGAACACGATTACCCAAATTTATACTCTTATTTGGGAAAGTGGGTGATATTTTTGTTATCAATCCATCGTTTACGGTGGGGTCTGCAGGAGGGTAATCCATAGCACCTGTCAGATATGGAAGCTCTAATTCGTGTGCATAAACCGGTACATTCCATTGATTAAGGAGTTCCATAATAGCTCCCACATGATCGAAATGTCCATGAGTAAGTATAATAGCCTTGGGCTGACTTCCTTTTCCAAAACGTGCTTCAGCAGCTTGGATGATATCTTTAGAAGTGTGAGCCATACCTGCACCAATAAGTACCCATTCACCATTATTCGTTTTAGGGTCTCCAATAATACAGACATTCACAAAGGGAAATTCTAAAAGCATTATGTCTGGGGTTACCTGTTGATACCCCATTGGTTTTTGTGTAATTTGTTGAAGAATATTCTCTTGCATTATTTTTTACCTCCAATCAACTTTATTCTTTATATAGCTAATGCTATTTCTAGTAAGTATTATTTGTAATATGAAATAATTATATTAGTTGTAGCAATAATAGGATTGTATTAATTACCATCTTATTTAAAGCCCAGCTTATTTTCTACGCAGTGCCGTTCCGATTATGACGAATCATTAAACATCATTCACCACCCTCCAAAACTGTTGCTAACTTATTTCCCTTCATATTTGATTCATTAAGACTATATTTCCTATTTAATTTCACCTTTCAGTAGACTTTTTTTAATATATGTAATAAGACTAAGAAAAAAATACTGAATAATACATAGAATCTACCACATAGCAAAATAATATAATTAAAGGAAAATTTAATCTCTTTGTGGGAAGGAGGGCTTAATTGGAAAAACAAGTATTACATAAAGCATTAAGTCGAATGAGTCATGGTTCTTTTGAGGTTGCTTACTGGGACGGAACAGTAGAATATTATGGTAGTGGAGAATGTGTTTGTAGAATAGTTTTTCAAGATCAGATGGATATTAAAAAATTTTTTCATGATCCTGTTTTAGCTGTAGGCGAAGGGTATGTAGATGGCATAATCGAAATAGAGGGAAACATGAGAGATGCACTAAAGCTAGCCTTCTCTAGTCAGGATCATTTTTTGCCATCAAACCATGCAGTAAAAAAAGCCCTATCTATATTGCAGAAGGCAAATTCACTGTCTAAGCAGAAAAAAGATATACAACAACACTATGATCTTGGCAATGAATTTTTTTCTCTTTGGTTAGATGCAACTATGAGTTACTCTTGTGCGTATTTTCAATCTTTAGAGGATTCACTATATCAAGCACAATTACAGAAGATTGATCATGTTCTCAAAAAGTTACAACTAAAACCAGGAGATACCCTACTAGATATCGGCAGCGGCTGGGGCTGGCTAATCATCAAGGCTGCAAAGCAGTATCAGGTTAATACCATGGGAATTACTTTAAGTGAGCAACAATATCATGAGACTAAGCGAAGAATACAGCAAGAAAATCTAGAGGAACTAGTGGAAGTTGAACTAATGGATTATCGTGCACTAGCAAAGAGTGGACGCACCTTTGATAAGATTGTCAGCGTGGGCATGCTTGAACATGTTGGAAAAGCAAATTTGCCTGTATATATGGAAGCTGTACATAAAATGTTAACCCATGGAGGACTTTCATTAGTACATACTATTACCCACCAAAAAGAAGGGCCAGTTAATGCCTGGATTGAAAAATATATCTTTCCAGGGGGATACATTCCTTCCTACCGAGAAATAATATGGCAACTTCCAGAATATGATTTTCACTTACTCGATGTGGAAAGCCTCAGAATTCATTATGCCATGACACTTGATCATTGGGCTCAAAGATTTGAAAAGCATATAGATAAAGTAAAAGAAATGTATGATGAGCGATTTGTCCGTATGTGGAAGCTGTATTTACACTCTTGTGCTGCTTCCTTCCGTTTCAGTGGCTTAGATATTCACCAGATTCTTTTCTCTAAAGGATTAAATAACCATTTACCCTTAACCCGCAACTACCTTTATTCCTAGATTTTTTTAAATAGTATCCACTAATAGTTTTGCCACCCAGTAGTAAAAATGGGTGGCAAGATAGTGTATGCACTAGGCGTTTAGCCTATAAAACACTATTGATTCTTTAATGTTTCGTTAAAATTTCATTAGAAGCAACAAGAGCATAGGTTTTTATCCAGTATATTTATTTAAACCCACAACGTAGTAGTAAAAACGACCTTATAATTGGGATTTTTAATAAGCGATTAATGGTATTGTGCATAGCCCACAGTTATTCTTCTAATGACATCTCCTATCTCCTCTGATTCTGTTTTAAGTAACATATGTACATGATTCGTCATTAAACAATATCCATATACTGTGAATTCTGCCTTTTCCTTTGCTTTCGTAGTATGCTCAATAAATTTTTCATAATCTGAATTATTTATAAATATATTTCTTTTATCTATCCCTCTTAACATAATATGATAGATTCCTGTTTGACTTTTTTCTCTTGCTATTCTGACCATATTTATCACCCATTTTTATCCTATCATACCTATATGGGTGTGGCAATCAAAACGTCAGACTGCGCAAAAATGTTATTGGATGGTTTTCCATACCCACTTTTGGGTGTATTTTGAATTTATTTAGGGATTCAACCTCAAATTTCGTTCAATTTTGTATAGTTTGGCTCCACCTTCAAAAAGTCAATGGTACTTTTATCCGTTTTGTCGCAGCCTGACGTCCCCTTGGCTTCCAATATCATTCCCCTGTTTAATCCTATATAGCTGTATCAAGATTCTTTCCTAAAATATCTTCTTTTGTCTCATAAATCTCATGAGCATTGATACTTAATGCTTGAATAAACTCTTTATCATTACCAATATAGTTTAAATATACTTCTGTAGGTGATAGAAATACCTGTTGTTTATATACTATATCTCTATTTTTTATATGAAACTTTTTCGTGTGCCTTCTTTTTTTTTCTTGAATATAGTTGAGTTCATATTTCTCTCTTTTTATTTGAATCTCTATATTATTAATTCCTTGAATTTTTCCGTAAGGCAAATAAAAATTATTTTTTATCATATTGGTATGCATATAATTCACTCCCCTCTAGCCACTTTTTATTCCACCGAAATCAATAAGAAATCTGTTTGCATTATCAAGTGTCTTCCTTGACAATTTATTTATTATTAATGAATTTTAATATAATATACGTAATTTATGTGTAATATAAGGGGCTAATTTAGCTAAACCAAGAACAAAGCTCCCTATTTTCCTTGAAAATCAAGGGGAATAGGGAGCTTTTCATGATACGCTAAGGATTCTGCCCTCCGACATATGGATTAGGAATTGGTATGAGAGCAGCTGGAAATCGCACATAGAAAACAGTCCCTTTGCCTAACTGGCTTTCCACATCTATTTTCCCATGATGCAGCTCCACCAATTGCTTCACTATAACTAGACCCAAACCGCTGCTTTGTTGCAGTTTACCATTGCCTCTTTGGTTTTTGCTTCGATAGAACCTATCCCAAATACGGGGCAACTCTTCACTGGATATACCAATGCCATTATCCTTAATCATGAGGATCACCTCATGCTGTAAAATTTCTACTCGAACTGTGATTTCTCCATCCTTTGTAGCATTGATGGCGTTTTGTAATAAATTCCTAATCACCTGTTCAATTCGATCGATATCTCCCAATATCATTGCCCTTTCTATATTCTTCTCAAATACAACCGATGTATTCCTAGCTTGTGCCATTGCTCCAATGGACACAACAACTCCTTGTGCCAGGGTTACTAAATCTAAAGGAACTTTTTCGAGACTTATGTTACCGCTTTCTAAACGGCTTAGTTGTAATATATCGTCTACCAATCTGTTTATATGCATAGTTTGAGTATAAATAATTTCCAAATATCTATCCAGTAAATCTTTGTCTTGAACGATGCCATCCCGAATAGCTTCTACAAAACCTTGAACAGAAGTCAAAGGAGTGCGGAGTTCATGGGAAATTTCAGCAAAAAGCCGTGTTCGTTCTTCTTTTCCCCTTTGATTTTCTTCCTGTACTTTTTGCATCTTTTCATTTAATTTATTAAGCTGACTTGTCAGTGTTTTGATTTCATCTAAAGCAGGCTCATCTTCTTGTATAACGTAATTTTCGCTGTCCAGCTCAGCTATAGAAGTAGCTAATCTGGAAATCGGCTTGGAAATATGCATTGCTTGATATACAGAGATAAAAATAACCATGAGAAACATAAATATTCCTCCCACGATCAGATATAACTGTATCCTGTTTATATCAGAATTAATTTGGGGCGGTTTTATTTCCAGTAAAATACCGTTTTCAATCGTGTCTTTGATGTCTCCCATGGGGATAGTAGCAATAAACGCTAGTTCACCGCTTCTATTGTCAATAATTTTTGTAGTTATGATTTCTCCATCAGAGATGGTTTTAATAAATTTTTTTTCTACTTGACTGCCCGGTACTACTTCTTGTTTAGCAGAAGTAGCTACAATATTCCCCTCCCTATCAAAAACTGTAATTTTTGCGTTAAAAACATCAGATAAAGATGTGAGTACCTTCTGTTGATTGTCGTCATCATTATCCTGCTGATCTGTAAATGGCCCCAGCCATTTCAAATCATTTTGCTTGAGTAAAGCGAAGTTTACCTGCTTTGCTTTTCGCAGCGTCTCCTGTTGCATCTGATTATAAGTTACCTGTTTTACTGCAAAATCAAAGATTGTAATTAATACAGCAAGGCATACAACAAAACATAATATATTCATAAATAATATTCTAGTATAAATATTTTTATTAAACTGCTTTCGTAAAAATTGTCTGAGGAAAAGCACAAACTTTATAAGTGTTTGAATTAGTTTTTGAGCCATTACTTTTCCTTTTTGTACATATCTATTCATAAATTTCTTCCCTCTCTTTTGAGGGAGCCGTAAATTGATAACCTACACCCCAAATCGTTGTTAAGTATTCGTGGGTTAAAGAAGCAAGTTTTTTTCTTAATCTACGTATATGCACATCCACTGTACGCTGATCACCGAAGTAATCATATCCCCATACAGCAGATAAAAGATTTTCCCTTGAAAAAACACGTAGGGGATTTTGTGCAAGATAGAGAAGTAGCTCGAACTCCTTCGGTGTGATCTCTATTTCCTTGTCGGCTACGAATACTTTTCTAATATCAGCCATAATCGTCAGCCCAGGGTATTTTAAATTCCAATTTGTTAATATTTCAGGCGTTTTTGTCCGACGCAACACAGCTTTGATCCTGGCTACCAACTCCCTGGGGCTAAAAGGCTTAGACACGTAGTCATCCGCACCCATTTCCAGTCCTAATACCCGGTCTGCTTCTTCTCCTTTAGCGGTCAGCATAATAATGGGAACCATACGGATCTCCCTTAAATGTCGACATAGCGTAAGACCATCTTTTCCTGGAAGCATAATATCTAGTATGATTACATCCGGATTTTCTCTGTTAAAGGCAGATAATACCAGATCTCCATTACTGATTCCTACAATTTCAAAACCTTCCTTTTCACCATATAACTTTACTAGTTCCAATATGTTTGGATCGTCATCTACAACTAGAACTTTTCCTAGATGCTGCAATACTATCACCTCCATTATATCTCTATAATATTGAGCACAGGAGTTTGTAGGATTTAAAAAGTTTCCTTGTTTTCTAATGTCTAACATTGCTATTCCCTTCAAAATGTACTTTAAATATCATTAGCACCAATATTCTACTAGTACTGGAAGTTTTTATCCATACAACCAGCCTTATTGTTCATGTGAAAGTTTGGTTTGTTATATACCTTATAGGAACTGTTGATATAAACTCTTTCCTCCTCGTCCTTAAAGATAAATACGAAAAAATCCAGAAAAATCGGTACCCATTTGTAATAATTTTCAAAATAACTATCCAAAAGATGAACTTTCTCATCTTCTGATTCCTTTTTATTCCCTATTAAAGAGCCGAGACAAAAGCCCCGGCTCAGTTGGATTATTGCTATTATTGTTTAAAACAATCGTCTTGCTCCCAAGTATCCTTCACTCCAATACTGGTGGTATTTTAAGTTTCTTTCTTTTACCCCTGTACTTGTAAGTATGATAAAGGAACCTTCTCCCACATATATACCCGTCATAGTCGGTGTATCTTCGGATAGATTGCTTCTAAAGAATATAAGATCTCCTTCTTCCCGTGCATCAGGTAAAATTGCTTGACCTAAATTCCATTGTTCATAGGCAGTAGCGGGTAGTTGTAAATCAATATTTGGTGCTTCATCGAATACCTTTTGTACAAATTGTGCTGTTGTGTAGCCTTCAAATGAAACATCTATATATTCTTTAGCCTTAATAACAGCAGAATGGTTATTTTGGATTTTTTCATATCGTCTTGCCCCAACATATCGTGGACTCCAATAGCTATCTGAGATATTAAGATCACGAATTGCTACACCTTCAGATTCTGTTACAATCACAAACTGTTCATTTCCAATATATAATCCTGGTAGTAGTACCTTGTCGGACCCTTCGAAAAATAGAACATCTCCAATACTTAAATCTTCCCTTTCTATTTCCTTTCCCAAAGCCCATTGTTGAAATGAATATCTTGGCAGATCTATATCTAAACCTGCCTTCATAACGTATTGTAAAAACCCGGAGTGATTAAAACCTTCTATGGTATTTCCTCCTGCTAAATAAGGCATCCCCAGGGTTTTGTATGCTTCTTCAACTATTCTGGAATCCAGTCTCAAACTAAGGGAGTCAAAGCGTTTTACGACTGCATAGCGATCCATCCAATATTCTCCTAAATAACTGATTGTAACCATACCTTCATCACCGGATGCATGAATGATATAATTATTTCCCAGATAAATCGCAGCATGTGATATCCCTTCCTGCCATTTTTCTGAAAAATAAATAACGTCTCCAGACCGCTTATTTTCAAAATCGATAGTTTCACCTACCTCACATTGTTTATAAGTTATGCGAGGCAAATAAATGTTTTTAGCATCTCTAAAAACTGTCTGAATT
The sequence above is drawn from the Clostridium formicaceticum genome and encodes:
- a CDS encoding YoaP domain-containing protein, coding for MRVEEKGITLYYSNQCPHTEKYAPIIADIAKKRGIEFILIKFQSKEEVQKAPAPFTTYSLFYEGKFVTNEILSEKKFIDFLKKIYSRCT
- a CDS encoding NAD-dependent epimerase/dehydratase family protein, with translation MRVVVTGAAGKIGRWTVRTILDAGHEVIASDRILTEESASKNFIQAELRDYGQVCQLLMGSDTIVHLANIPTDVRNTSQAIFENNMIVNFNILEACKDLIIPKLIWASSETVLGYPFVPEQLNYLPLDEEHPTAVKSSYAMAKLLTEHLSGMYHNFTNTQIVALRFANIYEPDEYAKIPVMHWNEQQKDIQKKNAWAYCDVRDAARACLLAVESNNLGNQVFHITAPDTIMPDPSQDLADRFFPNVPLKRPIQGYESLMAIDKARNILGYEPQYTWRNVLNKDGTLKALPQDQFTLTNI
- a CDS encoding MBL fold metallo-hydrolase — protein: MQENILQQITQKPMGYQQVTPDIMLLEFPFVNVCIIGDPKTNNGEWVLIGAGMAHTSKDIIQAAEARFGKGSQPKAIILTHGHFDHVGAIMELLNQWNVPVYAHELELPYLTGAMDYPPADPTVNDGLITKISPTFPNKSINLGNRVRPLPADGNVPSMPGWRWIHTPGHSPGHVALYRESDRTLIAGDAFTTLKQDYAESVLAKEKEVNGPPAYFTMDWQAAEKSVRTLKDLHPQIAVSSHGRPMEGKELNEQLTNLANNFASLAVPNYGKYIQ
- a CDS encoding SAM-dependent methyltransferase; its protein translation is MEKQVLHKALSRMSHGSFEVAYWDGTVEYYGSGECVCRIVFQDQMDIKKFFHDPVLAVGEGYVDGIIEIEGNMRDALKLAFSSQDHFLPSNHAVKKALSILQKANSLSKQKKDIQQHYDLGNEFFSLWLDATMSYSCAYFQSLEDSLYQAQLQKIDHVLKKLQLKPGDTLLDIGSGWGWLIIKAAKQYQVNTMGITLSEQQYHETKRRIQQENLEELVEVELMDYRALAKSGRTFDKIVSVGMLEHVGKANLPVYMEAVHKMLTHGGLSLVHTITHQKEGPVNAWIEKYIFPGGYIPSYREIIWQLPEYDFHLLDVESLRIHYAMTLDHWAQRFEKHIDKVKEMYDERFVRMWKLYLHSCAASFRFSGLDIHQILFSKGLNNHLPLTRNYLYS
- a CDS encoding transposase, producing the protein MVRIAREKSQTGIYHIMLRGIDKRNIFINNSDYEKFIEHTTKAKEKAEFTVYGYCLMTNHVHMLLKTESEEIGDVIRRITVGYAQYH
- a CDS encoding sensor histidine kinase, encoding MNRYVQKGKVMAQKLIQTLIKFVLFLRQFLRKQFNKNIYTRILFMNILCFVVCLAVLITIFDFAVKQVTYNQMQQETLRKAKQVNFALLKQNDLKWLGPFTDQQDNDDDNQQKVLTSLSDVFNAKITVFDREGNIVATSAKQEVVPGSQVEKKFIKTISDGEIITTKIIDNRSGELAFIATIPMGDIKDTIENGILLEIKPPQINSDINRIQLYLIVGGIFMFLMVIFISVYQAMHISKPISRLATSIAELDSENYVIQEDEPALDEIKTLTSQLNKLNEKMQKVQEENQRGKEERTRLFAEISHELRTPLTSVQGFVEAIRDGIVQDKDLLDRYLEIIYTQTMHINRLVDDILQLSRLESGNISLEKVPLDLVTLAQGVVVSIGAMAQARNTSVVFEKNIERAMILGDIDRIEQVIRNLLQNAINATKDGEITVRVEILQHEVILMIKDNGIGISSEELPRIWDRFYRSKNQRGNGKLQQSSGLGLVIVKQLVELHHGKIDVESQLGKGTVFYVRFPAALIPIPNPYVGGQNP